The Paramisgurnus dabryanus chromosome 3, PD_genome_1.1, whole genome shotgun sequence genome includes a window with the following:
- the LOC135744858 gene encoding protein lin-12-like isoform X2: MKLVYLLILVSLLALTERVLMKTICESGYILDGTQCKDEDECEYEVPICGDNAVCYNTLGSYYCHCKKGFTPPGNFTQETSKKCQDINECLEDSIDCGPNASCHNTVGNYTCFCNSGYFANNNADTFMDRQGVQCIDRNECEVVSGLCGINTRCHNTPGSYYCTCAPGFRLRSGQTNFTDPSTDSCETDICYADKSICGEGFCKNSKDGHECECKPGFTNYGNKQMKCTDRNECEVVSGLCGINTRCHNTPGSYYCTCAPGFRLRSGQTNFTDPSTDSCETDICNTDKSVCGEGSCKNGKDGHECECKPGFSNYGHKQMKCTDRNECEVDSGFCGINARCHNTPGSYYCTCAPGFRLRSGQTNFTDPSTDSCETDICYTDKSICGEGSCKNSKDGHECECKSGFTNYGHKQMKCTDRNECEVDSGLCGMNARCHNTPGSYYCTCAPGFRLRSGQTNFTDPSTDSCETDICYNNTSICGEGFCKNSKDGHECVCKSGFTNYGHKQMKCTVEGKCNRDKSVCEREFCTNSKAAVVKMTHSTKISAVLSVLMLVLWE; the protein is encoded by the exons ATGAAGCTTGTGTATTTGCTGATTTTGG TTTCTCTATTAGCTCTGACAGAAAGAGTCCTGATGAAAACTATCTGTGAATCTGGATACATTCTAGATGGAACACAGTGTAAAG ATGAAGATGAGTGTGAATATGAAGTGCCAATCTGTGGAGATAATGCAGTTTGCTACAACACTTTGGGTAGCTACTACTGTCATTGTAAAAAAGGATTTACACCACCTGGAAACTTTACACAGGAGACTTCTAAGAAATGCCAAG ACATCAATGAATGTTTGGAGGACAGCATTGATTGTGGCCCTAATGCATCCTGTCACAATACTGTAGGGAATTATACATGCTTCTGTAATTCTGGCTACTTTGCCAACAACAATGCAGATACATTTATGGACAGACAAGGAGTTCAGTGTATTG ACAGAAATGAGTGTGAAGTAGTTTCTGGTTTATGTGGTATAAATACGAGATGTCATAACACCCCGGGCAGTTACTACTGCACATGTGCTCCAGGCTTCAGACTGAGATCAGGACAAACTAACTTCACTGATCCCAGTACAGACAGCTGTGAAA CTGATATATGTTACGCTGATAAATCTATCTGTGGAGAAGGATTCTGTAAAAACAGCAAAGATGGTCATGAATGTGAATGCAAGCCAGGATTCACCAACTATGGAAACAAACAAATGAAATGCACAG ACAGAAATGAGTGTGAAGTAGTTTCTGGTTTATGTGGTATAAATACGAGATGTCATAACACCCCGGGCAGTTACTACTGCACATGTGCTCCAGGCTTCAGACTGAGATCAGGACAAACTAACTTCACTGATCCCAGTACAGACAGCTGTGAAA CTGACATATGTAACACTGATAAATCTGTCTGTGGAGAAGGATCCTGCAAAAACGGCAAAGATGGCCATGAATGTGAATGCAAGCCAGGATTCAGCAACTATGGACACAAACAAATGAAATGCACAG ACAGAAATGAGTGTGAAGTAGATTCTGGTTTCTGTGGTATAAATGCGAGATGTCATAACACCCCGGGCAGTTACTACTGCACATGTGCTCCAGGCTTCAGACTGAGATCAGGACAAACTAACTTCACTGATCCCAGTACAGACAGCTGTGAAA CTGATATATGTTACACTGATAAATCTATCTGTGGAGAAGGATCCTGCAAAAACAGCAAAGATGGTCATGAATGTGAATGCAAGTCAGGATTCACCAACTATGGACACAAACAAATGAAATGCACAG ACAGAAATGAGTGTGAAGTAGATTCTGGTTTATGTGGTATGAATGCGAGATGTCATAACACCCCGGGCAGTTACTACTGCACATGTGCTCCAGGCTTCAGACTGAGATCAGGACAAACTAACTTCACTGATCCCAGTACAGACAGCTGTGAAA CTGATATATGTTACAATAATACATCTATCTGTGGAGAAGGATTCTGTAAAAACAGCAAAGATGGACATGAATGTGTATGCAAGTCAGGATTTACCAACTATGGACACAAACAAATGAAATGCACAG TTGAAGGTAAATGTAACCGTGACAAGTCCGTCTGTGAAAGAGAATTCTGCACAAACAGCAAAGCTGCAGTGGTCAAGATGACTCAC